The Triplophysa rosa linkage group LG15, Trosa_1v2, whole genome shotgun sequence genome has a segment encoding these proteins:
- the vrtn gene encoding vertnin, protein MIQRTEVVLSVLEELQEATECVGLDTLTKVAVDVEQVLSAFHLPTALCTEISSWLGIDAVAHRLYPADAPAGLLPLVCKGEGNLLFDSASMLLVGSTSLSLELQVRTVVEMLLWKRYYLCGMIDSKVMLQAARFSLCAEESQDMLNLPIQVLEAIFDADVKATCFPGTFANMWHMYALASVLKCNIYSVYPMYNLKIRPYFNRLIRPRTWLKDTEPLTLHIMWSGDLEAGSVFKPQNFVALIHASDLKIGSPNSDQRMPFLKSLEHVSPNSQLSYSTLKGKFNITKSTFYRWKRQSAEYHKKSVARYEAKHFFLTSYRQGKLIPLSQFKELFPEIPRSTYYAWKHELVSTCSVSGGSTGELSPGDGTEQDYWSSPEVKETPNQKSFASMIAIRCEKLEGERAQNMSLMQEAKKSLQNCIVTNTSFPYRIFKRRFPGISRSTYYNWRREAMLFTPFKEFSGSSEEGSDVDKTQSPKSQLSPAMLERRKLTPRITISRLRRKTLSLDYYQMKTLREEAKMHVQRSKISFIKFKLKFPSVSSSFYWLWNRKTEKPITISETQKSQSLNVSQDVIAKIKTQEMFSFDGNIDCLNGQAVCPSEFMLPEFSLPDKSSNEQMFVMDVVALANFKAKAKLFLQQRFEEKSFPTFKEFRSYFPLTPRSTYYMWKRALHHGVPLVHG, encoded by the coding sequence ATGATTCAGAGGACAGAGGTGGTGCTCTCAGTCCTGGAGGAGCTGCAGGAGGCCACAGAGTGTGTGGGCCTGGATACCCTAACAAAGGTTGCTGTGGATGTGGAGCAGGTTCTTTCTGCTTTCCATCTTCCCACAGCACTCTGCACAGAGATATCCTCATGGCTGGGCATTGACGCTGTAGCTCATAGACTGTATCCAGCAGACGCGCCAGCTGGTCTACTTCCCCTGGTTTGCAAAGGAGAGGGAAACCTGCTGTTCGATTCAGCAAGCATGCTTCTGGTGGGCTCCACCAGCCTGAGTTTGGAGCTGCAAGTCAGGACCGTGGTGGAGATGCTACTTTGGAAACGATACTACCTGTGTGGTATGATCGACTCGAAGGTGATGCTGCAGGCAGCCAGGTTTTCGCTCTGTGCTGAAGAGTCTCAGGATATGCTCAATCTTCCGATTCAGGTACTGGAGGCCATTTTTGATGCAGATGTCAAGGCCACATGTTTCCCCGGCACATTTGCAAACATGTGGCACATGTATGCGCTGGCTTCGGTTCTGAAGTGCAACATTTATTCTGTATATCCCATGTACAATTTAAAGATTCGTCCCTATTTCAATCGACTCATCCGTCCGAGGACGTGGCTGAAAGACACTGAGCCCTTGACCCTGCACATCATGTGGTCAGGTGACCTGGAGGCGGGCTCTGTTTTCAAACCCCAAAACTTTGTGGCTTTGATTCATGCCAGTGACCTAAAAATTGGCAGTCCCAACAGTGATCAGCGAATGCCTTTCCTCAAGTCTCTGGAGCATGTGAGTCCCAATTCCCAGCTCTCTTACTCCACCCTCAAAGGCAAGTTCAACATCACGAAGAGCACCTTTTACCGCTGGAAGAGGCAGAGCGCAGAGTACCACAAGAAATCGGTGGCGAGGTATGAGGCCAAACACTTTTTCCTGACCTCTTACAGACAAGGCAAACTGATTCCCCTCAGCCAGTTCAAAGAGCTTTTTCCTGAAATTCCCAGATCCACGTACTACGCATGGAAGCATGAGCTTGTGTCCACATGCAGTGTCTCGGGGGGTTCTACAGGGGAGCTGAGTCCAGGAGACGGCACTGAGCAGGACTACTGGTCATCTCCAGAAGTCAAGGAAACACCCAATCAGAAAAGTTTCGCCAGTATGATAGCTATCAGGTGCGAGAAACTGGAAGGAGAACGAGCCCAAAATATGTCCCTGATGCAAGAAGCAAAGAAGAGCCTGCAGAACTGCATTGTTACAAACACATCCTTCCCCTACAGAATTTTTAAAAGAAGGTTTCCAGGCATCTCCAGATCCACTTACTACAACTGGAGGAGGGAAGCCATGCTGTTCACACCTTTCAAAGAGTTCTCAGGGAGCAGTGAAGAAGGCTCAGATGTTGATAAAACCCAGAGTCCAAAAAGTCAACTGTCCCCTGCTATGTTGGAGAGACGGAAACTGACACCTAGAATTACGATCTCCAGACTCAGACGAAAAACCCTGAGTCTGGATTACTACCAGATGAAAACATTACGGGAGGAAGCCAAAATGCACGTTCAGAGATCAAAGATATCCTTCATCAAATTCAAGCTCAAGTTCCCTTCAGTTTCTTCCTCTTTCTACTGGCTTTGGAACAGGAAAACTGAGAAGCCCATCACGATATCCGAGACTCAGAAATCCCAGAGTCTGAACGTCTCCCAGGATGTCATCGCAAAGATAAAAACTcaagaaatgttttcttttgatgGAAACATTGATTGCCTGAATGGACAGGCAGTTTGCCCATCTGAATTCATGCTGCCTGAATTCTCTCTCCCTGACAAATCCAGTAATGAACAGATGTTTGTGATGGATGTTGTGGCACTGGCCAATTTCAAGGCTAAAGCCAAGCTATTCTTGCAACAGCGATTTGAGGAGAAGTCTTTCCCTACTTTTAAAGAGTTTAGGTCTTACTTTCCTCTTACTCCTCGTTCCACCTACTACATGTGGAAAAGGGCTTTGCATCACGGGGTACCATTAGTTCATGGCTGA
- the zgc:153157 gene encoding uncharacterized protein zgc:153157, with the protein MRERDFMPNMERGKPATYTGDKKAKMAAKTNKKWVRLATVFAYVLSVSLAAVILAIYYSLIWKPTSGSSSGLYDVLMPINPNNITASDVSSVSKTNRSSPVNLRSTQMPTVSPVEKFIWDRGLSTTQNSEYTGPVDSELSEEKTEHFNTAHVSESSITVAGASSEPFTAIGHQDTRNMHDGSGVDPAENQPLDFIRTHEPHIWDSASTNKNLFQQPTTDQVSWTPDVSSLTERGLELIEGSSPSQEDLVTKDTDNAGIGV; encoded by the coding sequence ATGCGGGAACGGGACTTCATGCCAAACATGGAACGGGGTAAACCCGCCACCTACACGGGAGACAAGAAGGCAAAAATGGCTGCTAAAACCAACAAAAAGTGGGTGAGACTGGCTACTGTCTTTGCATATGTCTTGTCCGTGTCTTTGGCTGCTGTAATACTGGCCATTTATTACAGTTTGATATGGAAACCGACGTCTGGCTCTTCGTCTGGACTATATGACGTTTTAATGCCCATTAACCCAAATAATATCACAGCTAGTGATGTCTCATCAGTGAGCAAGACTAACAGGTCATCACCGGTCAACCTAAGGTCAACACAGATGCCCACTGTGTCCCCAGTGGAAAAATTCATTTGGGACAGAGGCCTTTCAACAACACAGAATTCAGAATACACAGGACCAGTGGACTCAGAACTAAGTGAAGAAAAAACAGAACATTTTAATACAGCTCATGTTTCGGAGAGTAGCATTACCGTAGCGGGTGCATCAAGTGAACCCTTTACAGCCATAGGGCACCAAGACACAAGAAACATGCATGACGGTTCCGGCGTTGACCCAGCAGAGAATCAGCCCTTGGACTTCATTCGTACCCATGAGCCACACATCTGGGATTCAGCCTCTACGAACAAGAATTTATTTCAACAGCCCACAACTGACCAGGTGTCTTGGACACCCGATGTCTCCTCTTTGACAGAACGTGGACTTGAATTAATAGAGGGCTCCTCTCCGTCGCAAGAAGATTTGGTTACCAAGGACACAGACAATGCAGGAATTGGTGTGTGA
- the zbtb1 gene encoding zinc finger and BTB domain-containing protein 1, with product MARPSHSEHVLQQLNNQREWGFLCDCCISIGDIYFRAHKAVLAACSSYFRMMFIRDQQATARFDLSNMQISAECFDLILQLMYLGRIAVDHYEFEELKSSMAYLQMYYIPDSLEDLRDIRTSNLTPSSSASSSSSSSSSSSSSVVGGKMMFGVRMFEQQRPSPAENEHAPKASTTTARQSINISTVRPAEDVVIPHPLPHSETVLDQPCDLRKRTSGRSSAMKERPRFGRTYTCDDCGFVFSCEKLLIEHILTCTNRKAFQTPKANKELYSDTGKAESSTSEGTDEHRVCKGEEDWPDKDSVIRSVATGMDGETDFSRNITIKVERDYDSETDLESVNLVKVENHNVGSCKARRPYKDVVDHMKLDSEEEAGISAMDGVASASEGQSKVLDTEVHTIKEEKLDGVCIPCELCGALLTEEDQSAHYISSHMGHICACGRCGQVLIKGRQLQEHAERCGEPQGPEIDSPGEDSPLLEDGEAMEEGLLEGSDLGFRCPLCGLIFESESLAVEHTLACPEQETFRPVLLDDGGEPDHRRKHFCAICGKGFYQRCHLREHYTVHTKEKQFTCQTCGKQFLRERQLRLHTDMHKGMARYVCPVCDQGTFLKHDHVRHMISHLSAGETICQVCFKIFPSGEHLEKHMDVHLYICGVCGEKFRLRKDMRSHYNSKHNKRQ from the coding sequence ATGGCAAGGCCAAGCCACAGCGAGCATGTCCTGCAGCAACTCAACAACCAAAGAGAGTGGGGTTTCCTCTGTGACTGCTGTATTTCCATTGGGGACATTTACTTCAGGGCCCATAAAGCTGTGCTGGCAGCCTGCAGCTCATACTTTAGAATGATGTTCATCCGGGATCAGCAGGCAACTGCACGATTCGATCTGAGCAACATGCAAATCAGCGCGGAGTGCTTTGACCTCATCTTGCAGCTCATGTACCTCGGCCGCATCGCTGTGGATCACTATGAATTTGAGGAGCTGAAATCCTCCATGGCCTACCTACAAATGTACTACATCCCTGACTCGCTTGAGGATCTCAGAGACATCCGGACTTCCAATCTGACGCCCTCGTCTTCTGCATCCTCGTCTTCATCATCCAGCTCCTCATCTTCATCCAGTGTAGTGGGTGGCAAGATGATGTTTGGTGTTCGTATGTTTGAGCAGCAAAGGCCCAGCCCTGCCGAGAATGAGCACGCACCCAAGGCTTCAACCACAACTGCTCGTCAAAGCATTAACATCTCGACTGTCAGGCCTGCTGAAGATGTGGTCATACCACACCCTTTGCCACACTCAGAGACAGTTCTAGACCAACCGTGTGACTTACGGAAGAGGACATCGGGCCGAAGCTCCGCCATGAAAGAACGTCCTCGATTTGGTCGCACGTACACGTGCGATGATTGTGGCTTCGTGTTCAGCTGTGAAAAGCTGCTTATTGAGCACATCCTTACGTGCACCAATCGCAAAGCTTTCCAGACACCCAAAGCCAACAAAGAGCTGTACAGCGACACTGGCAAGGCGGAGAGCTCGACCTCAGAGGGGACGGATGAACACAGAGTTTGCAAGGGTGAAGAAGATTGGCCAGACAaagacagtgtgatcaggtctGTTGCCACTGGAATGGATGGTGAAACAGACTTTTCCAGGAATATAACCATTAAAGTGGAACGGGATTATGATTCTGAGACGGATTTAGAAAGTGTAAATCTGGTGAAGGTAGAAAACCATAATGTTGGAAGCTGCAAAGCTCGCAGGCCATACAAAGATGTTGTAGACCACATGAAACTCGACAGCGAGGAGGAGGCTGGAATATCTGCAATGGATGGCGTCGCCAGTGCTTCGGAGGGTCAAAGTAAAGTTTTAGACACGGAGGTGCACACGATCAAAGAAGAAAAGCTAGATGGAGTGTGCATTCCGTGCGAATTGTGTGGAGCCTTGCTGACCGAGGAGGATCAGTCTGCCCATTACATCTCCAGCCACATGGGACATATCTGCGCTTGTGGAAGGTGTGGCCAAGTGCTCATCAAAGGCAGACAGCTCCAGGAACACGCCGAACGCTGTGGCGAGCCCCAAGGTCCCGAGATTGACTCCCCAGGTGAGGATTCACCTCTGCTTGAAGATGGGGAAGCTATGGAAGAGGGCTTGTTGGAAGGATCCGACCTGGGCTTTCGCTGTCCTCTCTGCGGTTTGATATTTGAAAGCGAAAGTCTCGCGGTGGAGCACACATTGGCTTGTCCTGAACAGGAGACGTTCCGTCCTGTCCTGCTGGATGATGGCGGCGAGCCAGACCATCGGCGCAAGCATTTCTGCGCCATCTGTGGCAAAGGCTTTTATCAGAGGTGTCACCTACGGGAGCACTACACCGTTCACACCAAGGAGAAGCAGTTTACGTGTCAAACCTGCGGCAAACAGTTCCTGCGTGAACGACAGCTTCGGCTGCACACTGACATGCACAAGGGAATGGCGCGGTACGTCTGCCCAGTGTGCGACCAGGGCACCTTCCTTAAACACGATCACGTGCGACACATGATCTCCCACCTGTCGGCCGGAGAGACTATCTGCCAGGTGTGCTTTAAAATTTTCCCCAGCGGCGAGCACCTGGAGAAGCACATGGATGTGCATCTGTACATCTGCGGTGTGTGCGGGGAGAAATTCCGCCTCCGCAAAGACATGCGGAGCCACTACAACTCTAAGCACAACAAGAGACAATGA